TATTTGATTGGTTGATTTATATGGCACAAAACATTAAAAACCAATAAGAGACCATATTTTGTTTGCATCAGCCACAAATAAACCAGTATTAGAACAAATTATGTCTCTAACTAATGCAAGGTTTATCTGCAGAGTCACTGCAGAGAAAATGTCAGTACAGTACAGATTCATTAATTGGACTCCGGTTAATTCAATTTTTCGTTAAACTCAATCCCAAGTGAAGAAACCCgccatggtggcatagtggctttggtgttgccaTGCTAAGCCCGAAGGCACTGAATCAAACCCCAGCAAcaacggctgcatttcgatgggggcaaaatgcaaaaacacccgtgtgttgtgcattgggtgcacattaaagaaccccaggtggtcaaaattaatctgaagtcccccactacagcatgcctcatcaATCATATTGTTGTTTTTCATGTAAAACTCCAGAGTGTAATGTAAGCGAAGGTCCCAGGTGACGCTCATATATTTCCATGGGCCATAACTTTTGTTACTTCAGTAATGAAATAAGCCCTTGCCtaataattcgaacttgactggTTAGCACACAAGCTCCTGCCACATTGGTGACCCCAATGGCTGTAGCGTTTATCTTGGCAGTACTAAGCGACAGTGAATGCGTCGAAGACATTATCTCTCATCAAAAACACCAATTGTTTATTAATGTACAAGCATTCTAAGTTGGtgcacaacaaagaaaaaaaagatcaagaACCAAATAAACAAGCTTAGAGAAGTAATTCAATATTATATTTAAGAACAACCATTTATTAtatgagaaaatgttccaaaagccaggggaactcatgcttcaaagtgttgttttcactggctttacttaacgaaaaataacaaaaacagacgtttcaccacctatgcgggtggcatcgtcagtacacaatggcaacgaatgagaaatacatcctatttatctgtgaaactgctgtaaacatctggcagggggccacggttagagttacatgaagattgattacgacggatgaaccatgattctatgAACTTTCTTGGGctccatcggtgttcccgtgctagtgtggttacattgttaaaatcaaacatgtgtccctttgataaacaatgatcaaccaattccgtcttggcacgtgtagcatgggtggctttcgtagcatctcttaaatgttccttgatacgggtgcgacgtcgccgccccgtctcgccaatgtagctggcaccacagtccgagcagttgaccttgtagacgacaccactttgttcgtccggaggtgtgcggtcctttggcttcgggaacacgtttcccaacgtgtacgagggttcgaacacagttcgaacacctaaaggccgtaaagccctgcgcactgcttctgatacaccgcggacatacggaatgcacacaaaggaagctggcctttcggccttgctctcgcgAGGTTTTTGCAagcggcgctgcgtatcattgacaaagtgctcagggtaactccATTTACGCAAAAGAGTGGCaacattcgttaattcttgctccctcaaagtttgcgttgacgagagcgcatcgcaacgagacaggagcgtgcataccacggcatgtttgtgttctatagggtggtgagagtcaaaactcagcacactcccgctatcgcaagatttgcgatatacggctgtctccaccgaacctccttcgctccgtcgtaccagcacgtctagaaaggctaggctgccactattctccgtctcacatgtaaattgaatggcatgatggacggcattaagcgcctcatgcatggcatgcaggtttttcttttcgacaatcaCAAAGGTGTCATCTACATAGCGACAGTACATTTTGACAGGTAAGGGCAAGGACATAATCACAGCCGTTTCCACGTGTTGCATTAACAGATCAGCCACGATTACAGAAACAGGACTACCCATCGGGACACCTTCTATCTGGTGATATATGGTACCGGCAAACGAGAAATAtgtttgcttcaagcagaacctaagCAGAATCATGATGTCGTCAACAGTCAGGGAAGTATGGCTTTCTAACGTACAGTCCTCctgcaggcgtttctcaataatatccgtagccaatgctatcggcacattcgtgaacaaggacacgACATCGTAGGATACCATAACATCGTCGTCCCGAAGCTGCTGCTGGCATACCGCGGTAACAAACTCTTTAGAATTCTTGACCGTGAACGTGCTCCCTTCCGCAAGCGGCTTTAAAAtccgtctatgtttttgttatttttcgttaagtaaagcaagtgaaaacaacactttgaagcatttATTATATGAAAACGTCAGCATTGTCATCATCACTTCAAAGTGAAAATAGCAGCTCAAAATGAAAGATTACCATATTTAGCCGATTAACTGCATGCAGTTTTTACAAGAAAATTTGTCCAAAAGCCTTGCGTACTACAACTGGATATAAAACCGAAACTATGTTCACAGCATTGGCAAAAACAGCCTTCCTTCAGATCCAGCATCATCACTATTGTCATCATAATGTGGTGGCATAACAACGTAGCCCCACTTTCAGACTTCATTTACGGAAGCTCATTTTTAGGGatgtgaatattcgaaatttcgattacgaatcgaatagtccCTACTATTCCCTTCATATATTCGAATTGAGAATTCACTATTCAAAGTTGTCGAATATCCGTTTCTTTCAGATATATAAGAGATGCAAACACTTAGTGGAGCCTTAAGGAAGGAGGACAGAACAATAGATGTGAGGACTGTCCCAAATGACTCTGCTGCAGTATAGCTGTGGTTGTTGCACAGGGATACCAATTTGTGGATGAACGCAAGGGGCGCATAGCTTGTACTTAATAATGTACAGTCATTCAATCATAATGACAAACTTTTAGGCGGGCTATATATGAATTTGCTCAGATTTATTACTTGGCCAGTTTCACTATGTTTGTATCAGTTGAAAACAATGTACAGTGCTGCTAATTAAAAATTAACTAAATTCCGGGGTCTTACGTGCTAAAGCAgtttatgaggcacaccgtagtgagaggctctggattaatttcaatcgcctgaggttctttaacatgcacctaaatttaagtacatgagTGCATTTGCATTCCATgcccatcggaatgtggccgtCAAGGCAggcagtggctgtggcattgtgcTGCTCAGCAGTGCCACGCCGTATCCACTGAACTATTGTGGTAGGTCATGCGGTGCTGTAGTGCGTACCACACTTCTCTCCTTCAGCCAACACACCAAGGTATGCGCATCTGCTAACATGCTGTGGCCTTGTCTCATTACTGTCATTGCCAAGGTGCTCGAGATAATTGAGAGCAGTTCATTTACAAGCTCCTTAGTTGCCTAGATGTATGCTTGTGAACAGTATTACAGGCATGTGTTGATATATGTGAGCCTCATATCCTCTTTTACACAATGAACTCCCTGCAAACTTGATATATTATGTTGCTCTAGAAATGGTGCATCGTAGGATGAACTGGCATAGTCTAAGCACGGGTCACCCAGGGGCAATACCAGAATTTTTCGGTTGAGGCAGATCATGCTTCTCTAGTTTTGTTGAGGGTGCAGGAATCTAGTACTTCCTCACTGCTCCCTTCATGGTGGTAGGACGGGGGAGATGGAGGCCAGAAAgaaattagggggggggggggggggcaggctgTCCAAGCTCACCCTCCTGTAGAGCCACCCCTGAGGCCACCATCCCACATTTGATTATAACAGAGTAATTTCAGAAATGCAGAATATCAAACGTAGTGGAATGCAAGGAGGGTGACATGTTGCTCATAGATAGCGATAAGAAGCTGTCTTGACATTGATGATGATGGATATTATTCTGTAAAAATAAACTCTCAAGGATTCAACTTATTTATGATTGCCAAGATTGAGGGGATtgtccttttttccccttttcagtTGTACTATCAGGTGCACATTAGATTTGGAGGTGTGTCAGAATTAAATAAATACTGCCAAATTAAACAGCGTTGTGTTTGGACGTTTTTTTCTGCCTCTTCTTTAATACTGCTAGCCGGATAATTTCATCAATCCCATCAGTCTCATTATGATCGAATTAACTAAAATCGACTATACTATATGGCCAGCCCCTCACAAGGCGTGGGCATTGCAAAAAGACGTACAGTGAGTAGATCACACAATGAAGGTCATGTTTGCGAAGTATAACACCGATGTATGCTGCAAAAATGGATGAAAATTCAAATGAAAGTTTGCACACCCTCCACCTCAGGAGAGCCTGACTCCCTGCTAGCAGAGACATCATAGCTTGTGCTTCCATGTCAGACATGGTGCTTACAGTGGACAAATAGCACCAGTAACATGAACAACTTGGGGAtttcaaaaaaaaagcaaagtgcACTAAACAGTCACTGGAAAATTAATTGCgcgccaagaaaaagaaaaaagatcagCAGCCCTTCTACTTTGAAGAAAAATGAGCAGCGAAGCCATGGTGAGTTTTAACCCAACCGACGCATCTATGTATATATAggtattgttattattattattattactattggACACGGACAACGAATACATCTTTTGACTGTGGAGTGagttattcttattcttttatgaagtagtgatGTGTACAAGTACCGCCGCATGGCAGACAGGAAtcccacaatatttacaacttcactgtgaactatgtcattatgaaaagtagatgaaactcggcgtaatgatagcgTTGTCATAGCAATCAATTTCAGTATGGTTTGTTTCAGGATAGTctcgataaaacaagagttacaaccgttttctgtaaccatactccctccatagacggccatgtattgacagcagactgGAATTCTGTAACATTTAtgacttcactgtgaactaactaattatgacaaataaatgaaactcggcgtaatgacaGAGTCGTCTTAGTGGACAATTTCAGTATGATTTTTGCcaagatacctacattagattgagagctacagaacATTTGCAAGAAGCTAGAGACAAAAAATTTTTCATGTCGATGCGACATATAGATGGACAGACATTGACTACCGCTGGAGGGCAGCTATATACAGGTACGCtgtaaaaaaggggggggggaggggggtcgtgATGCCGATGTCATGTGGGCCAGGGAGAAGGCAGGAAGGAATGTAGCTTGTAGATGCTGGTCAAAGCAATGGGAGAGAGCTTCTGTTGTGGGGAATGCAGCTTGCCCCCTCACACATTTCATTTGTTTCTATCAAAGCTACCTCTGTACCTTTCAAAATTTCTTGTGCTAGAATGTTCTCTGGACAGAGCTTTATAACTTATATACTCCATCTCATTGATTCCATGCAGCCAAAGCTAAGAGCATTGTCAGCAAATCAGGGAAGTGAACACACGTCCACATAGCGGCCTTCGACGCTATGTTGACTTGCTGCCATGCCGTCTCGTGGTGAGAGCAGACGACATGCACACATAGTTTCGAAGTCAGCTGGAAGCATTTCTATGATAAGAGGCAATCATGAGTGCTTCATTTACTTATCTCAGGAAAGATGCTAGCAGCACACTTCGAAGTTTTGGggactggtaaaatgcactgtcGATGACAAGGGAAGTCTTCAGATGCAAACGCGGCAGCAGTTCTTTCCCAAACAACTTTTTGCAGCATTGCTTGCTCATTTCCTCATGATAGGCTGCGCTTCAGTTGCGTGGAACGCACTTTCAACATTATCGAGCACAATACGCACTTAACGGTTAGGTGGCTGCTTTTGCTGGTAGTTATATTGAGGTGTGCATTCTGACAGTGTCAAGTGAACTTGAACCAATTCCTTTCATTGTTTGGTGCAACGTTGCCAGTTAAAAAGTAATGTGCAACTGTCCAAAAACCATCCAATTCAAATTCATCCCACTTTGTGCTGGTCAGATGGTTGCTGCCTTTTCTGCGCTGGCATTTAGGGGACTGCACCTTGCCTGAGGAATCGACCTCCTCCACTCAGTTGTAGATTTTTCACTTCCTGATGCATGTGAGCGCAGAAGTTTTGTTTTAGGTAAAACTGGTGCTGAGGGTATCTCCAAGATCATTCTTCACACTACGGACCATTTCATTGCTGTGTGCATGGCTGGACAGAGTTAGGAAACAAGAGAACCTGCTGAATGCCATGAGGTGGAATGAATGTATAAGAACTGAAGAGCTACTTGCAAGTGGAGGTGCTAAATGAAGTCCATCTAAGTTATATGTACTCTGTGCACGTTACATGTATCTTGTTTACATCTCTTTTTGTCCTTTTCTTTATTATGCACCAAATTAGAAGGCTTTTGTATGCTGTTCTTGGTTACCTAAACAAACAAACTGAATTCAATTCAATGACCTTTTCCTATTTCTAGGTGATTTGTGTGATGCGAATTATCAGCTTTATGTTTCACGAAGACTACGATTTATAAGTTTGATGTTTTGTGGCGACTTTGATAGCTTTCTTACAAAAAATTTAACCCCAATCTCAAATTCAATGAACAATGAGCCCCTTTCATGAGGTGCTGTATGAACATGAGGTGCTATATTCTCATCCTGAATGAGACAAATTATCATTTAGATTCGTGTAGCATGCCTTCAAAGCCATTATTTAGGATCTAACAAAGCATCGGTAAATCTTTGCACAGTTTAGTTAGGCCAAAATAGAATGTGTGTGCCATAAGTACAATGATAGAGCTACATATTCTTGTAGACCTCTGGCTGCCATGGCACATCCTGTAGCTCCCATTCCACTGCATGAAGCTTGTGACAGTGAGTATAACCAAAATTTCAAATGGTAATGGGTGAGGGGCCCTCCTTCAAGCTGAATCACATGGTTCTTGTTGTGCATTCAAAATCACTACGTACAAGCATTTCTGCACTTCAATTTGTTAAATAAAACTGCTACAGATACTAACGCAATGACCTGCCATAatggcatagtggctttggcattgcgctgctaagcccaagggcaCGGGATCAACTCTCTGCCCCTGTGGCCACATttagataggggcgaaatgcaaaaacacctgtgggtaccatgcattgggtacaCTTTGAAGAACCTGGGGTAGTAAAATTAATCTGGAGATCCCCACTACCATGTAcgtcataatcatattgtggttttgacacACAAAGCCTCTGAATTTAATTTCAAGTAATTTAAGCTTCAACTCtatagcacccccccccccccaaaaaaaaaaaattaagcacaaATTGAATCATACTAGCAATACAATAAACTTCGCCTCACGGACTTGCTTGATAGAATTTCAAAAGTTGTGACTTCTCCTGAAGCAGTTTAGCAATGAACAGAGCAATACACGCATAAAAACAATGCATAATGCCCTTATGTCATGCGCTACCATGCCATCACAAAAACTGTGCCTGTTGCAACCACAATGAAATTCATCCTAGTATACAAGATGGTGTATACTTTACTTTGGCATGTTATAACCCTCGAAGTGATGTAAATTTATGCAGTTATTGGGACTATATGTGATAAATATGACTGCTACAAGTAGGTGTACCCTTTTTAATTTCTAACTTGCTTCTTAGGGAGTTGAATGATTTTTCTTGCCTGGAAAACATATTAACAGAAATTCACAAAAGATTCTCAAATATGTTCCAAAAAGGTTTAGTTTACAAGACTGACCATAAAAGCTACTTAATATGCAAAAGGCAACTATTGCCAGTTACAACTTTAAAGTCAGTACAATAAAACAATAAAGGCCATAAATTGCTGGCCTTCCATTGGTAGTATACTATCATGGACAACTCAAACCAAGACGACATAGTTAAAATGTAATCAGGAAGATGAAGTTTTCCATGAGCTAGTGTACACACTATTGCAGCTGATTTTAACTGACGACATGGAACATCTGGCCTTCAGAAGTAGAAATTTAATGCAATTTATGGTGATTTTATGTTCGCAATATACACATGGCTTATGAGGGATACTGTAATGGAGGCCTATGGATCAATGTTAACTTCATGGTGGTCTTGAACATGCATGGAAGTCTCAGTAGATAATTTTTATGTTACACCTGCATTGAAATTCGGTTGCTATGGCTCAGAATTTAAGCTGTGACAGTgtgcttagcagcagaatgccatagtcACTATTAGTAGTACAAATAAATCATGCACTAGTTAACCTacttcaaactaaatcttattctgctgtaaatattccaACTGTGTTGTTTGTACTTCAtttgtcaacaatagttgagagGCCCAGAGGCAGAGGTTTCTAGGTTAAGTATGTGGCTCCTTCAGACACTTTACTATGCCAATGTTTTGTTGATTGTTGCAGCCTGAATGTTCAACACATATGCAACATGAAAGCCAAAATCATTTACCTCAATAAGGCTGTTGTTCACATATTCCACATCAGACAGATGAAGCCTTTGAATAAGCAGCCCAAATTTGTAGTACTGTGGTTGAAGTCTGTAAAGATCCACAGCAATGGCATCAGCACTCAGGATCTCTCTGTATGTCTCCCGGTACACTTTTGGTACTTCAGCAGAAACAATGCGACGACTAAGTAGGGGTGCAGCCAGCCAGTATGGTAGATCAAGTTTTGTCCCCGGCTTCAGGTCTTCTTCTTTCGATGAGGAGTCTAGTGATCCTAATTAAAAAGAGAGAAGATTGTATTATCCATTTTACAGTATTAGTATTAACTACAATGACTAATTGTACAGTCAACAGTAAAAGTTTGCAAACTACGCAAGCCCACCCAAAGCTGCTGTGCCCTGCCACCCAGTGGTGCAAAACCTGCCGTCAAAAACACCTGCAATTGTCCTCGTGTTGTTTGCTGGTGTGTCAATTTCCTTGCGCTGTGGGCAGCTTTTCTACTTCCTCATTTTCACACAAAGCACCTGGCCCAGCCGCATGCACTGATATCAGCCCAGCGGCATGTGGCACACCAACACAGCTGCTGAGGAGCACgttaataagaaaaaagaaaaaaagaagagaaagtaagGCCTCGTGGCGAGCAAAAAAAATTTACATGCCGGCAAACGACAAGAGCATATCTCTGGCCCAGGACTGCTCTTGATGCCAGCTGACGCATTGAAAGTGTTATGGAGAGACCATTTGGGAAACTCGCATGATCTGTAAGCTTTCGCTATCGATAGTATGTTCAAGCAGTGCTGCTTGTATTCAAGAAgagcaagagaaaaaaataaggaactGGGAATTTTGCTATGTTATACCTGAAGTTGCAAATGCAGTAGTAGCTCAGTCTTCATTTGAAACTCTAATACTGCATAAAGCAACTTTTTACAAAAGTACCCAGGTAAATTGCTATAATCATTGACCACAATTGCCTTAGGACTTATCAAGCATCTTATCAAATGTCAGTCCTTATATAGTGCCCATGGAATGTAATGAAACAGGTGGTGAGGCAACTATCTCATGCTATATCACAGTACCAGATACTGATCAATAACTATGGAGCTTGACATTTTTTAAGAAAGGAGGGTTCAGTGACCACTGAAAATGCAATAAAAACAAGGGCGCAAATGCCACACCCCTAGATTCCAGGAGCAGCTGATGTGGCAAATATCTTGACCAGCCAGCACAAACAGACACGTCACCTAAGTGGTACCTGTGTGATCACTTGAGAGAACTCGCAGACGTTGCAAAAGTGTTTTGCTGTTTCAAGCCTGTTCACAAAGCAAGCAAAGAAGGCAGTGGCTTGACTGCTGAGGGAACAATGAGCATGGCttaaagagagagacagaagaaaggcagggaggttaaccagattggAATATCTGGTTTGCTACTCTATGCTGGGGAGAGAGgagagggggaggtaaagtgatagcaaagtaaagataaagaaagaaaggagcatagacatacaatcacagtcggtcattgtcaccgcatactgtcacTGCACAGCACTGTAGCACTTACAGCACTAAAAGCATCTGTTCAAGCTACAGccacttgtccaattctgttgcccttaaaaactgcaacagtgccctcgtcgccctctgcggcgatggcttgtgatgtcggcattctagAATAatttcctctgttagaggtctttggtcaaagtgCACTATCGCGATTGCGAGAGATCGcctctgtaaattgtagcgaggacagtcacagagaaggtgctcaAGAGTCTCCTCACTACCACAATTATCACACGAGGTGTCGTTGGCCAATCCGATTcagaatgcaaaacaaaagacttagtgaaggccacccctagccatatt
This Dermacentor albipictus isolate Rhodes 1998 colony chromosome 1, USDA_Dalb.pri_finalv2, whole genome shotgun sequence DNA region includes the following protein-coding sequences:
- the Psf3 gene encoding DNA replication complex GINS protein PSF3 isoform X2 produces the protein MNGPVHSMNGSLDSSSKEEDLKPGTKLDLPYWLAAPLLSRRIVSAEVPKVYRETYREILSADAIAVDLYRLQPQYYKFGLLIQRLHLSDVEYVNNSLIEAFKNRFRYIMDCSQGSLKEDALDVTARLDLSERELFSLGREALEDLQRWLRRESHRIATATMVTNHRKRKRAALTESS